In a genomic window of Helicobacter sp. 11S03491-1:
- a CDS encoding TolC family protein, producing MKFILFFILLCWNFASGLDIQQAIKLAIKHSETIKEQNQLYSQSQSLSKAKLSTLMPKIDLNYIFSYNVPGNTSTYFLNSFNITGKYNLFNGMKDYYKIQDSKQSQKAQGYILQSKIADITLQTKIAYISTLQAIDSLKIAQESKKLLEAQKKKAQQFYKQGFRAKNEVLSVEVLLANANIALKSTQLNLEYSKNLLASLTASSINLEDIEDIATNTQMSFDKNTIVEKILSENPDYLYLLSLLKSAQIQVGIAKGAFMPTIDVVGIKFWYLDGGGIARTSYALQSQARVVFGWNLFNGMSDHFNYQAKKLYYLSLISKINQYKKDLKIQTDKVINDFNLAKEQYKLTSVSLEQAEENYRITNNRYTQNIATYTELLNAQFLLTTAKTNITRSKYELAIALAKIDRLLNTDSISSHRHSEEN from the coding sequence ATGAAATTTATTTTGTTCTTTATTTTGTTATGTTGGAATTTTGCATCAGGTCTAGATATTCAACAAGCCATCAAGTTAGCCATTAAACATAGCGAGACAATCAAAGAGCAAAACCAACTTTACTCCCAATCCCAAAGCCTTTCTAAAGCAAAGCTTTCTACCTTAATGCCAAAAATTGATCTCAATTATATTTTCAGTTACAATGTTCCGGGTAATACTTCAACTTATTTTCTCAATAGCTTTAATATCACCGGAAAATACAATCTTTTTAATGGAATGAAAGATTATTACAAAATTCAAGATTCCAAACAATCCCAAAAAGCGCAAGGTTACATACTTCAAAGTAAAATCGCAGATATTACCCTTCAAACCAAAATCGCCTATATTTCTACTCTCCAAGCAATTGATTCTCTCAAAATCGCCCAAGAATCCAAAAAACTTCTTGAAGCACAAAAGAAAAAGGCGCAACAATTTTATAAACAAGGTTTTCGAGCAAAAAATGAAGTCTTGAGTGTGGAGGTTTTGCTTGCTAATGCTAATATTGCTCTTAAAAGCACGCAATTGAATTTGGAATATTCCAAAAACTTACTTGCAAGCCTTACTGCTTCTTCTATCAATCTTGAAGATATTGAGGATATTGCTACTAACACGCAAATGAGCTTTGATAAGAATACCATTGTTGAAAAAATTTTATCAGAAAATCCCGATTATTTATACTTGCTTTCTTTGTTAAAATCTGCCCAAATCCAAGTCGGTATTGCTAAAGGAGCATTTATGCCTACAATTGATGTAGTTGGGATAAAATTTTGGTATCTTGATGGTGGCGGGATTGCACGCACAAGTTATGCTCTCCAAAGTCAAGCAAGGGTTGTATTTGGGTGGAATTTATTTAATGGAATGAGTGATCATTTTAATTATCAAGCTAAAAAACTTTATTATCTCTCCCTTATAAGCAAAATCAATCAATACAAAAAAGATTTAAAAATCCAAACAGATAAAGTTATCAATGATTTTAATCTCGCCAAAGAACAATACAAACTTACCTCAGTATCTCTAGAGCAAGCAGAAGAAAACTATCGTATTACTAATAACAGATATACTCAAAATATTGCTACCTACACAGAGTTACTCAATGCCCAATTCCTCCTAACCACTGCTAAAACCAACATTACCCGGTCTAAATATGAGCTTGCCATTGCCTTAGCCAAAATTGACAGACTTCTAAACACAGATTCTATCTCTTCTCATCGTCATTCTGAAGAAAACTAG
- a CDS encoding efflux RND transporter permease subunit, producing MKIIYYCLKNPVVVFVGVVFLLLFGMIGLSKMPYQLLPQVTRPVISVYTSYAGATPYEVEKEITQRQEKYLKNIPNLTSMTSTSRDGMSIINLEFNADADMKLAFLNVSAKLDEVRGYPHDIEKPIIKTTGESIPIAVYLFVKTLQDNQEPIDHYKNFIYDEVIQYYERLNGVGEVYVSGGTSKQIQIILDTQKLAYNNLTIDEVIRAIKIQNTNVSAGSIDFDQRNYRITTIGEYQNINSIYNTIIKSQGNKVILLKNIALIIKGYANPAGYNIHNNDSVISLQIRPTANANILALTNSVEDLTKKLNAGLLKDHKLMIDWGRDQRHYIQSSIAQVKENIFLGIGFGVFVLFLFLRNFSSLIVVGLVIPVSVIGSFIFLEAFGRTLNVVSLAGISFGVSMIIDSAIVVMANIIAHKNKTNDPFRAAFIGTKEVVGALFASTITTVAIFIPIIGLQDEAGQLFVDIALASSSSILISFFVCILVIPSFSLLMLRKFSFRPKTKLGIFHKVNSLIQALGIKVSNGIMKMIQFCTKNVLSRLITIIVFVGFCCIFSFLAFPKTDYLPKGAQNFIISYLSPPPGLSLKEKDRIIQEIYQDFKPYLKVNGYKQKSDSDLPVIKDFFISSSTNMYFYLTAQDPKLASKLIPYAQRVIDSIPNITGVVLQQGIFSGSSSSSIDININGNDLDSLLHTAQDLIVALKDHLPHISIRTVPSLEINNREINLYPDSRALAVNGLNVAEFGTIIEVMLEGKKISQFKDNNGKNIDLILKSSQNRNKPQISPEDILYSQIYTPNGSILPLNSLANIKNELGVSRIRHFEQNRNILLILNPQDKQPLEKITNTISQIILPHIQKNTTDTISLSGSAGKLSKLKKELLGGFILAIVITYLILCALYGNFLYPFVIILTIPFATTGGLIGLYLLNHLLAPQNLDVITMLGFIILVGSVVNNAILIVYQTLINFKEYKINAYNSVLNATQSRLSPIYMSMLTSVFGLLPLVLFSGSGSEIYRGLGAVIIGGLVFSTLITTFVIPALLLFVIKDKKG from the coding sequence ATGAAGATTATCTATTATTGCCTTAAAAATCCGGTTGTTGTTTTTGTGGGTGTGGTATTTTTACTTTTATTTGGAATGATTGGACTTTCAAAAATGCCTTACCAACTCCTCCCTCAAGTTACACGTCCTGTTATTAGCGTCTATACTTCTTATGCGGGGGCAACACCTTATGAAGTCGAAAAAGAAATTACGCAACGCCAAGAAAAATATCTCAAAAATATCCCTAATCTAACATCAATGACTTCTACATCACGAGATGGAATGAGCATTATTAATCTTGAATTTAACGCCGATGCGGATATGAAATTAGCTTTTTTAAATGTCAGCGCCAAACTTGATGAAGTCAGAGGTTATCCCCATGATATAGAAAAACCCATTATTAAAACAACAGGAGAAAGTATCCCTATTGCTGTTTATCTCTTCGTCAAAACACTTCAAGACAACCAAGAACCTATCGATCATTATAAAAATTTTATCTATGATGAAGTGATTCAATATTATGAACGTCTTAATGGTGTTGGGGAAGTCTATGTAAGCGGGGGGACAAGCAAACAAATACAAATCATTTTAGACACACAAAAACTTGCTTATAACAACCTCACAATTGATGAAGTCATCCGCGCTATCAAAATCCAAAACACAAACGTTTCTGCCGGCAGCATTGATTTTGACCAACGAAACTATCGAATTACAACTATTGGAGAATATCAAAATATCAATTCAATTTATAATACCATCATCAAATCTCAAGGCAATAAAGTCATTTTGCTTAAAAATATTGCCCTTATTATTAAGGGGTATGCAAACCCTGCCGGATACAATATTCACAATAATGATTCTGTGATTTCTCTACAAATTCGTCCTACTGCAAATGCAAATATCCTGGCTCTCACAAATAGCGTTGAAGATCTTACAAAAAAACTCAACGCCGGACTCCTTAAAGATCACAAACTTATGATTGATTGGGGGAGAGATCAAAGGCACTATATCCAATCTTCCATCGCGCAAGTCAAAGAAAATATCTTTTTAGGGATTGGATTTGGAGTTTTTGTTTTATTTTTGTTCTTACGAAATTTTTCTTCATTAATTGTAGTGGGACTTGTTATTCCTGTGAGCGTAATTGGATCATTTATTTTCTTAGAAGCCTTTGGACGCACTCTCAATGTAGTATCTCTGGCAGGTATTTCTTTTGGCGTTAGTATGATTATAGATAGCGCTATTGTCGTGATGGCAAATATCATTGCACACAAAAATAAAACCAACGATCCCTTTAGGGCTGCTTTTATTGGGACAAAAGAAGTTGTTGGAGCATTATTTGCAAGCACAATTACAACTGTTGCAATTTTTATCCCTATCATCGGACTTCAAGATGAAGCCGGACAACTATTTGTTGATATTGCTTTAGCATCAAGTAGTTCTATTCTTATCTCATTTTTTGTCTGCATCCTTGTTATCCCTTCTTTTAGCCTATTGATGTTGCGAAAATTCTCATTTAGACCAAAAACCAAGTTAGGAATATTTCACAAAGTCAATTCACTGATTCAGGCATTAGGTATAAAAGTTTCTAATGGCATCATGAAAATGATTCAATTCTGCACCAAAAATGTTCTTTCCAGACTTATCACGATTATAGTTTTTGTAGGATTTTGTTGTATTTTTAGTTTTTTGGCATTTCCAAAAACTGATTATTTACCCAAAGGAGCTCAAAACTTTATTATAAGCTATCTCAGTCCTCCACCGGGTCTCTCTCTAAAAGAAAAAGACAGAATTATTCAAGAGATTTATCAAGATTTTAAGCCTTATCTAAAAGTCAATGGTTATAAGCAAAAATCTGACTCTGATTTACCTGTTATCAAAGATTTCTTTATCAGTTCAAGCACAAATATGTATTTTTATCTTACTGCTCAAGATCCCAAACTCGCTTCCAAGCTTATCCCTTATGCCCAAAGGGTGATTGACTCTATTCCTAATATCACCGGAGTTGTCCTTCAACAAGGGATTTTTAGTGGGTCAAGCAGTTCAAGTATTGATATAAACATCAATGGAAATGATCTTGATTCTCTTTTGCATACTGCCCAAGATCTTATAGTCGCACTTAAAGATCACCTCCCTCACATATCCATACGCACTGTACCCTCACTTGAAATCAATAATCGCGAAATTAATCTTTACCCTGATTCCAGAGCCCTTGCAGTGAATGGACTAAATGTGGCTGAATTTGGGACAATTATAGAAGTTATGTTGGAGGGCAAAAAAATCTCTCAATTCAAAGACAATAATGGAAAAAATATTGATCTGATTTTGAAATCTTCACAAAATAGAAATAAACCGCAAATATCCCCTGAAGATATTCTCTACTCCCAGATATATACGCCTAATGGCAGCATTTTGCCTCTGAATTCGCTTGCTAATATAAAAAATGAGCTTGGAGTTTCGCGTATCAGGCATTTTGAACAAAACAGAAATATTCTTCTTATCCTCAATCCTCAAGACAAACAGCCACTCGAAAAAATAACAAATACTATTTCACAAATAATCTTGCCTCATATTCAAAAAAATACAACAGACACTATCAGCTTAAGCGGGAGTGCAGGCAAACTCAGCAAACTCAAAAAAGAACTTTTAGGAGGGTTTATACTTGCGATTGTGATTACTTATTTGATATTGTGTGCTTTGTATGGGAATTTTCTTTATCCTTTTGTTATTATCCTTACTATCCCTTTTGCAACGACAGGGGGGCTTATTGGACTCTACTTACTCAACCATTTGCTTGCCCCCCAAAACTTGGATGTCATTACGATGTTAGGCTTCATTATCCTTGTGGGTAGTGTTGTAAATAATGCAATTTTGATTGTCTATCAAACACTTATTAATTTCAAAGAATACAAAATAAATGCCTATAATTCTGTTCTTAATGCTACACAAAGCAGACTTTCCCCTATTTATATGAGCATGCTTACAAGTGTTTTTGGATTGTTGCCGCTTGTTTTATTCTCAGGTTCAGGGAGTGAAATTTATCGTGGATTAGGGGCAGTTATTATTGGGGGGCTTGTGTTTTCTACTCTCATTACTACTTTTGTTATCCCGGCTTTGCTACTCTTTGTCATCAAAGACAAAAAAGGTTAA